GTCGCAACCAGATGAACCCGAACGTAAAGCTCGAAAAGATTCGCAGCGTCACTGATGAGGACATCGTCCTTATTATGGGACACCGTGCACCAGGACAGGCATACCCTTCGGCACACCCCCCACTCGCAGAGCAGGGAGAACCCGACTGCCCGATCCGCAAAATCGTTAAACCGACCGAAGGCGCAAAAGCCGGTGACCGTGTCAGATACATTCAGTTCGCTGACTCTATGCTGAACGGCCCGTCCCAGCCTTACCAGAGAACCTATCTCGAATGCTACCGTTTCCGTGGTATCGACCCAGGAACTCTCTCCGGCCGTCAGATCGTCGAGTGCCGCGAGCGTGACCTTGAAGGATACGCACGTGAGCTTATCGAGACCTCTATCTTCGACCCGGCAACCACCGGTATCCGCGGTGCAACAGTGCATGGACACTCGCTCCGTCTCGCAGAGAACGGTATGATGTTCGATATGCTCCAGCGTTGTATCCTCGACACCGACGGTGTTGTCAAATACATTAAAGATCAGGTCGGTGTCCCACTTGACCGCAAAGTTGCTGTCGGTAAACCGATGGACGCAGCCTGGCTGAAAGCAAACACCCCGATGTTCCACTCCCTTGTCGGAACTGCATTCCGCTCCGACAGTGAATATGTTGCATACGTTCAGCGTATCCACGCCCTCCGTACTAAATACGGATTCATGCCCAAGGAGGCCTGAGTAATATGGCAAAAGTAGAAAAGACCCAGAAACTCTTCCTTGATGCACTCAAGCAGAAGTTCCCAAAACAGGATGTAGCATCCACCACCGCAGAGTTCTATAAATTCAACGGTCTTGAGCAGTCACCCCGTAAGAAGGAGTTCATGGCCATCAACAAGAAGATCGAAGCTGAACGCGGTATCTCCATGTACGACCCGAACCGCTGCCACCTCGGCGGTATCCCGATGGGTCAGCGCCAGCTGATGACCTACGAACTCTCCGGCACCGGAACTTTCGTTGAGGGTGATGACCTTCACTTCGTCAACAATGCTGCCATGCAGCAGATGTGGGATGATATCCGCAGAACCGTAATCGTGTCCATGGATATGGCCCACCAGACCCTGCAGAAGCGTCTCGGCAAGGAAGTTACTCCTGAAACCATCAACGAGTATCTCCACGTCGTCAACCACGCAATGCCCGGAGGCGCCGTCGTTCAGGAACACATGGTCGAGACCCACCCGGGACTTACCGACGACTGTTACGTCCGTGTGTTTACCGGTGACCAGGAACTCGCCGACAATCTCGAGCCCCAGTTCGTCATCGACGTCGAGAAGCTCTTCCCGAAGAAGCAGGCTGAGGCCCTCCAGGCAGCAGTCGGCAAATCCCTCTGGCAGTGCGTCCACATGCCGACCATCGTCGGCCGTACCTGCGATGGAGGAACGACCTCCCGCTGGTCCGCCATGCAGATCGGTATGTCCTTCATTGCCGCATACCGTATGTGCGCCGGTGAAGCAGCAGTCGCTGACCTGTCCTTTGCAGCAAAGCACGCTGGTGTCATCAACATGGCCCACCACTTGCCTGCACGCCGTGCACGCGGTCCGAACGAGCCCGGAGGAATGCTCTTTGGTAACTTCTCCGATATGATCCAGGCAGACCGTGTCAACCCGAACGACCCGGCAAAAGCATCCCTGGAAAATGTCGCAGCAGGAGCCATGCTCTTCGACCAGATCTGGCTTGGATCATATATGTCCGGCGGTGTCGGTTTCACCCAGTACGCAACTGCAGCATACACGGATAACATCCTTGATGACTTCACCTACTACGGAATGGACTATCTCCACGACAAGTACAAGGTTGATATCAAAAACCCGAACCCGAAAGACAAAGTCAAAGCAACCCAGGAAGTTGTCAACGACATTGCATCGGAAGTCAACCTTTACGGTATGGAGCAGTATGAACAGTTCCCGACCATGATGGAAGACCACTTCGGCGGTTCCCAGCGTGCAGCAGTTCTTGCAGCAGCATCCGGTATCACCACATCCATTGGAACCGGAAATTCCAACGCCGGTCTCAACGGCTGGTATCTGTCCATGCTTCTCCACAAAGACGGATGGTCCAGACTTGGTTTCTTCGGCTACGATCTGCAGGATCAGTGCGGTTCCGCAAACTCACTCTCCATCAGACCCGACGAGGGCTGTATCGGCGAGTTCCGTGGACCGAACTACCCGAACTATGCAATGAACGTCGGTCACCAGGGAGAATACGCAGCAATTGCAGCCTCTGCCCACTTCGGCCGCGGCGACGCATGGACGCTCTCCCCGCTGATCAAGATCTGTTTCGCAGACCCGGCCCTGAAGTTCGACTTCGCCCACCCGCGTGCAGAATTCGCCAAGGGAGCAATCCGCGAATTCATGCCTGCTGGTGAGAGATCCCTCATCATCCCGGCACAGTAAGTGGATAACAAACCACTCATTTTTTTCTTTTTTCAACAGTTCTGCAAAAAAATCTGCAGAGATAATTTCATAAAAAAAGTGATGATTGATCCAGAGTTCTGGATGAGTTTATGGATCAGTTGAGCTCACACAAAAGCTCGCTCATCCGTTTTAAAAGATACTGTGCTGTATCATACTCACCATCAGTGAATATGGAAAATGATATCGTATTATTCCACGTGAGAACCACAATAACAAACGGATTTCCTGTGGTGATGTTTGCATAGTTCACGGCCTCTATCACAGAAATATCGTTGCCGAAATCCACAACATCTTTCGGCAGGATCCCGGTATTCGACATGAATGGTGTTGAGTAATACTCCGGCTCGAGATACGGTTTAGCAGCTTCTGACTCTGGCTCTTCTATAGCGAAGAGTTCTCCAATACCCGGCGCTGTCGTCCGGTGCATCTTTGATAATGCAGTTACTTCGCGAAGAATTGAGACTATATCTCCAGACTTCGGGATTGGTGCTCTTGACCAGTAGGAAACGGAATAATTTTTAATTTCGTTTCGAAGATAGGGAGGCAGATATCTTCTGAGATCCACCGCCCCGCGGATCGGCACCATAGACATCGAGGTCTGGAATTTTTCCAGCACATACTCCTGTAATGCAGCCGCATACACCGTAACCAGAACATCATTCAATGTTGCATTATTTCGGCGGGCAAACTCCTTCATTGAGTTCAGTGTGTGGGGCTGTATCTTTTCGACAAAAAGCTGAGGTTTTCCGCGTTTTTCCTGTGGGAATTGAAAGAAGTTCTGATATTGCTGGACAGGGATCCGTTTTACCGCTTCAATACGGCACATTGCGGCGCATGCTTCACGGGAATAAGAATCTAGAAGTGGATCCATAGATCGCGTGTTCCAGTCACTGACCGGAGCCGGCGTGTAATCCTGATCCCACGCAAGATTCATGTAACATGTCGAGATCATCCCGACAATATCCCATAAGCCATGTGCATCGGTTACCGTGTGATCTATCGAGAAAACCAGCGTGCAATGCGATTCATTCTGATTTGCAGTCACATGCAGGGGAGGATGTTCGGTTGGCAGATTATCCAGAACGGCCGTGACACTCGCGGGGTCGGAACTGGCCACGCTCAGCCATTTTGGTTCTCTGGTCAGCAGCACCCACCCGCTGTTCTCGTCCTCATAACTGCCGGTATAATAACACCTGAGAATTTTGACGGCATCTGCAACTTTTTCAATTGCTTTTTCCAGACGGTTCAGGTCGATATATCCGTCAAGTTCCAGATGAAGTGAAATGAAATAGAATTGGTTGTCATTGAATTTGCGTTGAAAACGGTCGAGTTTTGCGGAGGGGATGAATATGTCTGCCATAAGGACGTTCCAGAATAAATATTCGCTGTCAGCCTATTTCTATCTCTGCCGAACATAACACAGTGTTCGGTCCAAAAACTGTTACCAAAAAGAACTAGAGCAATTATATGTCCTGAGAAACAACCTGTGAGGATATCGGTCACAGGTTCGGGACACAAGAGTATGGCAGTATCCTCAAAAACACTCACTTTTCATCTCTCGGAAGATGCGGTAGGGCAGATCAGTTCTTTAACAGCCGAGGCGCTCAAAGAAGGGAATATTGAAGAATACGATATCGAACGTTTGCATCTTGCCGTTGAACAGGTCCTTTTGAAATGGCTCGACGTTCTTGGAGAAGGTATCGAAGGGACATACCGGAGCGGCAAACGTCTGGGTCGTCAGTACATTAACCTCTCGGTTATAGGACCCAGAGTAAATCCATTCGGTGACGATGGTGGAGACTGCGTATTGAACGGCGGCAATTCTGTTCAGACGCTGCTTGCAAATATCGGACTTACCCCATCGTATCATTACGTAAACGGCGAAAATCAGATCTCGCTCATGCCGAAACGGAAAAAGATCAATCCGCTGATTTATCTTTTCTGCTCGATTTTTGCGGGAGTGTTCGTTGGACTCTTGTGCCGTGAACTGCCTTCTGACATCAGACACGCCGTTTCCGAGGTGGTTGTTGTCCCGCTGTTCGACACCTTCATAGGACTTTTAATCGCGGCGGCCCTTCCCATGATGTTTTTATCCCTTATCTGGGGAATTTACAGTATTGGCGATACGGCGACACTCGGAAATATCGGCAAACGCGTTATAGGCAGATATCTTGGCAGAATCTACTTCACGTTGGTCATCTGCACTCTTGTCTGCATTCCGTTTTTCACGTATGCAGCCGGCGGGACTACAGTGAACGGCGGGGAGTTCACGGCGATTTTTTCCATGATCCTCGATATCATTCCATCGAATCTCATCTCTCCGTTCGTTGAAGGAAACTCACTGCAGATCATCTTTCTGGCAGTGACTTTCGGTCTTGCCATGCTTATCCTGAACAAAA
The sequence above is a segment of the uncultured Methanocorpusculum sp. genome. Coding sequences within it:
- a CDS encoding condensation domain-containing protein is translated as MADIFIPSAKLDRFQRKFNDNQFYFISLHLELDGYIDLNRLEKAIEKVADAVKILRCYYTGSYEDENSGWVLLTREPKWLSVASSDPASVTAVLDNLPTEHPPLHVTANQNESHCTLVFSIDHTVTDAHGLWDIVGMISTCYMNLAWDQDYTPAPVSDWNTRSMDPLLDSYSREACAAMCRIEAVKRIPVQQYQNFFQFPQEKRGKPQLFVEKIQPHTLNSMKEFARRNNATLNDVLVTVYAAALQEYVLEKFQTSMSMVPIRGAVDLRRYLPPYLRNEIKNYSVSYWSRAPIPKSGDIVSILREVTALSKMHRTTAPGIGELFAIEEPESEAAKPYLEPEYYSTPFMSNTGILPKDVVDFGNDISVIEAVNYANITTGNPFVIVVLTWNNTISFSIFTDGEYDTAQYLLKRMSELLCELN
- the mcrG gene encoding coenzyme-B sulfoethylthiotransferase subunit gamma; its protein translation is MAYKPQYGPGTSKVAEVRRNQMNPNVKLEKIRSVTDEDIVLIMGHRAPGQAYPSAHPPLAEQGEPDCPIRKIVKPTEGAKAGDRVRYIQFADSMLNGPSQPYQRTYLECYRFRGIDPGTLSGRQIVECRERDLEGYARELIETSIFDPATTGIRGATVHGHSLRLAENGMMFDMLQRCILDTDGVVKYIKDQVGVPLDRKVAVGKPMDAAWLKANTPMFHSLVGTAFRSDSEYVAYVQRIHALRTKYGFMPKEA
- the mcrA gene encoding coenzyme-B sulfoethylthiotransferase subunit alpha produces the protein MAKVEKTQKLFLDALKQKFPKQDVASTTAEFYKFNGLEQSPRKKEFMAINKKIEAERGISMYDPNRCHLGGIPMGQRQLMTYELSGTGTFVEGDDLHFVNNAAMQQMWDDIRRTVIVSMDMAHQTLQKRLGKEVTPETINEYLHVVNHAMPGGAVVQEHMVETHPGLTDDCYVRVFTGDQELADNLEPQFVIDVEKLFPKKQAEALQAAVGKSLWQCVHMPTIVGRTCDGGTTSRWSAMQIGMSFIAAYRMCAGEAAVADLSFAAKHAGVINMAHHLPARRARGPNEPGGMLFGNFSDMIQADRVNPNDPAKASLENVAAGAMLFDQIWLGSYMSGGVGFTQYATAAYTDNILDDFTYYGMDYLHDKYKVDIKNPNPKDKVKATQEVVNDIASEVNLYGMEQYEQFPTMMEDHFGGSQRAAVLAAASGITTSIGTGNSNAGLNGWYLSMLLHKDGWSRLGFFGYDLQDQCGSANSLSIRPDEGCIGEFRGPNYPNYAMNVGHQGEYAAIAASAHFGRGDAWTLSPLIKICFADPALKFDFAHPRAEFAKGAIREFMPAGERSLIIPAQ